The following are from one region of the Chitinophagales bacterium genome:
- the rlmI gene encoding ribosomal RNA large subunit methyltransferase I, translated as MSLAKRPAVFLKPGRQISLQRKHPWVFSGAIARMEGQPSAGDTVEIYDSQGQWMARGAYSPHSQIRIRIWTFVSGEDIDEGFFQQRIKRSLSLRQDILPDSSSYRLCYGESDNLPGIIIDRYEHFLVVQLLSAGAERWRNAIIHALCNVFPALSIYERSDSEVRTKEGLSPRKGVIAGEEPPSLVEVRESACRFWVDIRNGHKTGFYLDQRNNRERLQACAAGKEVLNCFSYTGAFAVAALKGGAVHVINADTSEEVLKLATQNLHLNGFAETQFENVAEDVFSLLRKYRNQNRFFDLIILDPPKFADARRHLEKAARGYKDINRLAFHLLKPGGLLCTFSCSGLLEEPLFQKIVADAALDTGKEVALLHRLGQAPDHPVALNFPESAYLKGLICRVGG; from the coding sequence ATGAGCTTAGCCAAAAGGCCTGCAGTATTCCTCAAGCCGGGAAGACAGATCTCTTTGCAGCGCAAACACCCTTGGGTTTTCTCCGGTGCCATAGCGCGCATGGAAGGCCAACCATCAGCGGGAGATACCGTGGAGATTTATGATAGCCAGGGTCAATGGATGGCACGCGGTGCCTATTCTCCACATTCACAAATCAGAATACGGATATGGACCTTTGTGTCCGGGGAAGACATTGATGAAGGGTTTTTTCAGCAAAGAATAAAGCGCTCTTTAAGCTTGAGACAAGATATTTTACCCGACAGTTCGTCCTATCGGTTATGCTATGGTGAATCTGATAATTTACCGGGCATTATCATTGATCGCTATGAGCATTTTCTTGTTGTGCAACTCCTTTCAGCAGGTGCTGAGCGGTGGCGAAACGCAATTATCCATGCTCTTTGTAATGTTTTCCCTGCGCTGAGTATCTATGAACGCTCTGATTCAGAGGTGCGCACCAAGGAGGGTCTCTCTCCACGTAAGGGGGTGATTGCAGGGGAAGAACCTCCCAGCCTAGTGGAAGTCCGGGAGTCAGCGTGCCGTTTTTGGGTTGATATCCGCAATGGGCATAAAACCGGCTTCTATCTGGATCAGCGCAACAACCGGGAGAGACTACAGGCATGTGCAGCAGGCAAAGAGGTGTTGAACTGCTTTTCCTACACGGGCGCATTTGCTGTGGCCGCCCTGAAGGGGGGAGCCGTGCATGTGATTAATGCCGATACCTCGGAAGAAGTATTAAAACTCGCCACGCAGAATTTGCACCTTAATGGATTTGCAGAAACACAATTTGAAAACGTGGCCGAGGATGTTTTTTCTCTCTTAAGAAAGTACAGAAACCAAAACCGATTTTTTGATCTTATTATTCTTGACCCCCCTAAATTTGCTGATGCCAGGCGCCACCTGGAGAAAGCCGCAAGAGGCTATAAAGACATCAACCGGCTGGCTTTCCATTTATTAAAACCGGGAGGTTTATTGTGTACGTTTTCCTGCTCAGGCTTGCTGGAAGAACCTCTATTTCAGAAGATTGTTGCCGATGCGGCCCTGGATACCGGTAAGGAGGTGGCTTTGTTGCATCGCCTGGGTCAGGCGCCTGATCATCCGGTAGCCTTGAATTTTCCCGAAAGTGCTTACCTGAAAGGGTTGATCTGCCGGGTTGGCGGTTAA
- the rpsF gene encoding 30S ribosomal protein S6, protein MKSAQYETTLILTPEKSDSEVSKLIKGYVKFLKSHQAKIIHEESWGLRNLAYPIRKKTTGYYYIVEYVAPTELIKDLELNLKRDEAVLRFLTVKLDKYAIDYNERKRKGLIGREKIKDADAEPSEKKPVKEVQNTEE, encoded by the coding sequence ATGAAATCTGCTCAGTATGAAACAACCCTTATCCTGACTCCTGAAAAGTCAGATTCCGAGGTGAGCAAGCTCATCAAGGGTTACGTCAAGTTTCTGAAATCCCATCAGGCTAAAATCATCCATGAGGAAAGCTGGGGCCTTCGGAATCTTGCCTATCCGATCAGAAAAAAAACAACCGGCTACTACTACATAGTAGAGTATGTTGCCCCTACCGAACTCATTAAAGATCTGGAATTAAACCTTAAGCGTGATGAGGCGGTACTGCGTTTTCTTACCGTAAAACTGGATAAATATGCCATTGACTATAACGAGAGAAAGCGCAAAGGACTAATTGGCCGCGAAAAGATTAAAGACGCTGACGCTGAGCCTTCAGAAAAAAAGCCGGTAAAGGAAGTCCAAAATACGGAGGAATAA
- the rpsR gene encoding 30S ribosomal protein S18 produces MNGQTTKDIKFLTSPKIGMRKKKYCRFKKAGIKYIDYKDPEFLLKFVNEQGKILPRRLTGNSLKYQRKVATAIKRARHLALLPFVADQLK; encoded by the coding sequence ATGAACGGGCAAACAACCAAAGACATTAAGTTTTTGACATCCCCGAAAATCGGGATGCGGAAAAAGAAATACTGCCGCTTTAAAAAGGCGGGCATTAAATACATTGATTATAAAGACCCTGAGTTTCTGCTGAAGTTTGTTAATGAGCAGGGAAAGATACTCCCCCGCAGACTTACGGGTAACTCCCTGAAATACCAGCGCAAAGTGGCTACAGCCATTAAACGCGCCCGCCATCTGGCCCTGCTACCCTTTGTCGCTGACCAGTTAAAATAG
- the rplI gene encoding 50S ribosomal protein L9 — MEVVLLQDIENLGSQYQIVKVKPGYARNYLIPRGLALIANEGNRKMSAEKQKQAKRREEKLLSQLQSIVDQLKMNAVRVGAKVGTSGKIFGSVTTLQIAEAIKKQFGVTVDRKKITILEEDIKVLGTYKALVDLHKDVKVEIDFEVVAE, encoded by the coding sequence ATGGAAGTCGTACTGCTACAGGATATAGAAAACCTGGGATCACAATATCAAATTGTGAAAGTGAAGCCCGGCTATGCCCGAAACTACCTTATTCCACGCGGGTTGGCTCTGATAGCCAATGAGGGCAACCGGAAAATGTCAGCCGAAAAGCAAAAGCAGGCCAAACGCAGGGAAGAGAAGCTCCTCAGCCAACTCCAGAGCATTGTGGACCAACTGAAAATGAATGCAGTTCGGGTAGGCGCCAAAGTAGGTACATCCGGAAAAATTTTCGGTAGCGTGACCACTTTGCAGATTGCCGAAGCCATCAAGAAACAGTTTGGCGTTACGGTTGACCGTAAAAAAATTACTATCCTGGAAGAAGACATCAAAGTACTCGGCACATACAAGGCCCTGGTGGACCTGCACAAAGATGTCAAAGTGGAAATTGATTTTGAAGTAGTTGCCGAGTAA